A stretch of the Pogoniulus pusillus isolate bPogPus1 chromosome 14, bPogPus1.pri, whole genome shotgun sequence genome encodes the following:
- the ZFTRAF1 gene encoding zinc finger TRAF-type-containing protein 1 isoform X2 translates to MMSGAEEREAGGGPAAPSAPSAALPGPAAIATGGSVESGGAEEAAASLLGGARPHGEAGADPDAPPKKRLRAAGAGSGGPEGAAGSVKLEERLYSVLCCTVCLDLPKASVYQCTNGHLMCAGCFIHLLADARLKEEQATCPNCRCEISKSLCCRNLAVEKAVSELPSECGFCMQQFPRSLLERHQKEECQDRVTQCKYKRIGCPWQGPYHELSVHEAECTHPTKTGNELMEILDEMDQTRKKEMQLYNSIFSLLSFEKIGYTEVQFRPYRTDDFITRLYYETPRLTVLNQTWVLKARVNDSERNPNLSCKRTLSFQLILKSKVNAPLECSFLLLEGPYDDVQIRPVIYHFVFSNESNETDYMALPIVDSVECNKLLAAKNINLRLFIFQIQK, encoded by the exons ATGATGTCCGGGGCGGAGGAGCGTGAGGCCGGTGGGGGCCCGGCCGCCCCCTCCGCCCCTTCCGCTGCCCTCCCCGGTCCTGCAGCGATAGCAACGGGAGGTTCGGTAGAATCGGGAGGAGCCGAAGAAGCGGCGGCTTCACTTCTCGGCGGGGCCCGGCCTCACGGTGAGGCGGGTGCCGATCCTGACGCTCCACCTAAAAAACGGTTAAGGGCAGCGGGAGCTGGCTCAGGGGGACCCGAGGGGGCGGCGGGTAGCGTGAAGCTGGAGGAGCGGCTCTACTCCGTCTTGTGCTGCACCGTCTGCCTCGACCTGCCCAAGGCCTCGGTCTACCAG TGCACCAACGGGCACCTGATGTGTGCCGGGTGCTTCATCCACCTGCTGGCGGACGCGCGGCTGAAGGAGGAGCAGGCCACCTGCCCCAACTGCCGCTGCGAGATCAGCAAGAGCCTCTGCTGCCGCAACCTGGCCGTGGAGAAGGCCGTCAGCGAGCTGCCCTCCGAGTGCGGCTTCTGCATGCAGCAGTTCCCCAGGTCCCTCCTGGAGCGCCACCAGAAAGAGGAATGTCAGGACAG GGTGACCCAGTGCAAATACAAGCGGATTGGGTGCCCCTGGCAAGGTCCTTACCATGAGCTGTCAGTGCACGAAGCCGAGTGCACCCACCCCACCAAAACTGGCAACGAGCTGATGGAGATCTTGGACGAGATGGACCAAACCAGGAAAAAGGAAATGCAGCTCTACAACAGcatcttcagcctgctcagCTTTGAGAAAATTGGCTACACAG AGGTGCAGTTCCGCCCGTACCGCACCGATGACTTCATCACGCGGCTGTACTACGAGACGCCGCGCCTGACCGTCCTCAACCAGACCTGGGTGCTGAAGGCGCGGGTCAACGACTCGGAGCGCAACCCCAACCTCTCCTGCAAGCGCACGCTCTCCTTCCAGCTCATCCTCAAGAGCAAAGTCAACGCTCCCTTGGAatgttctttcctcctcttggaAGGACCCTACGACGATGTCCAGATCCGCCCTGTCATCTACCACTTCGTCTTCAGCAATGAGAGCAACGAGACCGACTACATGGCGCTGCCCATCGTCGATTCGGTGGAGTGTAACAAACTGCTGGCGGCCAAAAACATCAACCTCCGCCTTTTTATATTCCAAATCCAAAAATAG
- the ZFTRAF1 gene encoding zinc finger TRAF-type-containing protein 1 isoform X1, which translates to MMSGAEEREAGGGPAAPSAPSAALPGPAAIATGGSVESGGAEEAAASLLGGARPHGEAGADPDAPPKKRLRAAGAGSGGPEGAAGSVKLEERLYSVLCCTVCLDLPKASVYQCTNGHLMCAGCFIHLLADARLKEEQATCPNCRCEISKSLCCRNLAVEKAVSELPSECGFCMQQFPRSLLERHQKEECQDSSKFTRGDQVAPGVTKGHKEVTQCKYKRIGCPWQGPYHELSVHEAECTHPTKTGNELMEILDEMDQTRKKEMQLYNSIFSLLSFEKIGYTEVQFRPYRTDDFITRLYYETPRLTVLNQTWVLKARVNDSERNPNLSCKRTLSFQLILKSKVNAPLECSFLLLEGPYDDVQIRPVIYHFVFSNESNETDYMALPIVDSVECNKLLAAKNINLRLFIFQIQK; encoded by the exons ATGATGTCCGGGGCGGAGGAGCGTGAGGCCGGTGGGGGCCCGGCCGCCCCCTCCGCCCCTTCCGCTGCCCTCCCCGGTCCTGCAGCGATAGCAACGGGAGGTTCGGTAGAATCGGGAGGAGCCGAAGAAGCGGCGGCTTCACTTCTCGGCGGGGCCCGGCCTCACGGTGAGGCGGGTGCCGATCCTGACGCTCCACCTAAAAAACGGTTAAGGGCAGCGGGAGCTGGCTCAGGGGGACCCGAGGGGGCGGCGGGTAGCGTGAAGCTGGAGGAGCGGCTCTACTCCGTCTTGTGCTGCACCGTCTGCCTCGACCTGCCCAAGGCCTCGGTCTACCAG TGCACCAACGGGCACCTGATGTGTGCCGGGTGCTTCATCCACCTGCTGGCGGACGCGCGGCTGAAGGAGGAGCAGGCCACCTGCCCCAACTGCCGCTGCGAGATCAGCAAGAGCCTCTGCTGCCGCAACCTGGCCGTGGAGAAGGCCGTCAGCGAGCTGCCCTCCGAGTGCGGCTTCTGCATGCAGCAGTTCCCCAGGTCCCTCCTGGAGCGCCACCAGAAAGAGGAATGTCAGGACAG CTCCAAATTCACCAGGGGTGaccaggtggcaccaggagtaACCAAGGGACACAAGGA GGTGACCCAGTGCAAATACAAGCGGATTGGGTGCCCCTGGCAAGGTCCTTACCATGAGCTGTCAGTGCACGAAGCCGAGTGCACCCACCCCACCAAAACTGGCAACGAGCTGATGGAGATCTTGGACGAGATGGACCAAACCAGGAAAAAGGAAATGCAGCTCTACAACAGcatcttcagcctgctcagCTTTGAGAAAATTGGCTACACAG AGGTGCAGTTCCGCCCGTACCGCACCGATGACTTCATCACGCGGCTGTACTACGAGACGCCGCGCCTGACCGTCCTCAACCAGACCTGGGTGCTGAAGGCGCGGGTCAACGACTCGGAGCGCAACCCCAACCTCTCCTGCAAGCGCACGCTCTCCTTCCAGCTCATCCTCAAGAGCAAAGTCAACGCTCCCTTGGAatgttctttcctcctcttggaAGGACCCTACGACGATGTCCAGATCCGCCCTGTCATCTACCACTTCGTCTTCAGCAATGAGAGCAACGAGACCGACTACATGGCGCTGCCCATCGTCGATTCGGTGGAGTGTAACAAACTGCTGGCGGCCAAAAACATCAACCTCCGCCTTTTTATATTCCAAATCCAAAAATAG
- the TONSL gene encoding tonsoku-like protein isoform X1 yields MNAERAREIRQLQKAKEKAQRVGHLVEEAALCNQLGEILASCGRYEEALEEHRQELRLLEGAGDGLGCAVAHRKIGERLAEMENYEAALKHQHQHLELARGLADETEQQRAWATIGRTYMFMAESDGTVAQEAWREAERAFHTSLTIVEEKLEGAVPAREVTEMRTRLYLNLGLVYDSLKDPAKSHQYIRKSIFLADQGRLTEDLYRAYFNLGHIQLRGGDHSGALRCLARARDCARRMKEKELESDCCSSTAQVLLSLGDFAAAKRSLKQAYLLGPPQPWQRDLLRSNLRYATKVTRLQEALEEAVASGASPVALSLCEQLGDTFSKHGDYSRAVESYQRQLSLAQELGRPPREVAVIHVSLATTFADLGDHARAVHHYRQELALHRGDALEEGKTWLNIALAMEEAGEPPPQIQSCLQTALERAQAAGDARVQRQALRQLHALHLRLGEAKAAAATLEQLGGLGGAPQEEEEELESSQTQEEEEESELELSESEGEEDELEGYSKSVPGRRRVCKWNRRNERGETPLHRACIEGDLRRVLLFLKQGHPLNPRDYCGWTPLHEACNHGHLEIVRVLLERGAALDDPGGPGCEGITPLHDALSCGHFEVAEELLRRGASVTARDSQGLTPLGTLERWLQAYGPELDQETWQRCQHTQSLLRQAAAATPAQSQLYQDSVPEGDGDAGDGDMVPLKPVRKRLRAPTLDGGDTEGLEVESEPCGAAAGGLGSAKSLCGGTKSICDGTKSLPGGSRPLPNGARSLPSGTKSLFGNTKSFPGGTKSLPSGAKSLSGTTKPPPSGAKSLLGTTKPPPSGANPSIGGGTTAACRLPALIPLEQYLEEENWLEDDLGEARGGRKRPRRDAQDWLTASGDSTGAESDGGGPAVARQRPRRCRQSRLTGLVRRGRREQSPPEAAGNPLSGEEEEEEEGEASTPALPGPMPGPVPGPLPPLRVRVRVQDSVFLIPVPQSSPPHAVHWLAARAAERFYQGSGLLPRLSLRRDGALLAPQDPVGDVLQSNEEVLAEVQGWELPPLAERYRRACKSLDVDAHPLLLKVLELQEQSPGLALGGGLSLSPPHLPPLLRALKLQEGLRQLRLRGCGVTDAVATELLATLSTLPALTQLDLAGNRLGARGLRDLLPQQPHTFQSLEELNLSLNPLGDASCRPLVELLRHCPALTTLRLEACGFTDAFHLEGAPRLQTLSLSHNALGAAGLARLLASLPCRGLARLELGSVSGQAPQPLTPALGKFLAQEGCALRHLTLSGNHLGDGDILEVARCLTACPALVSLDFSANPGITTAGLRSLLNAVDERHQGLQFLSLAGCSVEAPLDTESTSKIQELRLCGRCAKAGEAWRGAARLCTVTRHHKLFWKDL; encoded by the exons aTGAACGCGGAGCGGGCGCGGGAGATCCGCC agctgcagaaggcaaaggaGAAGGCTCAGCGTGTTGGGCACCTGGTGGAAGAAGCGGCGCTCTGTAACCAGCTGGGAGAGATTTTGGCCAGCTGTG GTCGTTATGAGGAAGCTCTGGAGGAGCACCGCCAGGAGCTGCGGCTGCTGGAAGGTGCCGGGGATGGGCTGGGCTGCGCCGTGGCTCACCGCAAGATCGGAGAACGCTTGGCTGAAATGGAGAACTATGAGGCTGCACTCAAA CACCaacaccagcacttggagctggcGCGGGGACTGGCGGATGAGACGGAGCAGCAGCGAGCTTGGGCCACCATTGGTAGGACCTACATGTTCATGGCTGAGAGTGATGGCACCGTGGCTCAGGAGgcctggagggaggctgaaaGGGCTTTCCACACCAGTTTGACCATCGTGGAGGAGAAACTGGAGG gagctgtcccaGCGCGGGAGGTGACGGAGATGAGGACCAGGCTCTACCTCAACCTGGGACTGGTCTACGACAGCTTGAAGGACCCGGCCAAGAGCCACCAGTACATCAGGAAAAGCATCTTCCTGGCAGA CCAGGGCCGGCTCACTGAGGATCTTTACCGAGCTTACTTCAACCTGGGCCACATCCAGCTGCGGGGGGGGGACCACTCGGGGGCGCTGCGGTGCCTGGCGCGAGCCCGCGACTGTGCCCGGAGGatgaaggagaaggagctggagagtgactgctgcagcagcactgcccag GTCCTGCTGAGCTTGGGGGACTTTGCAGCAGCCAAGAGGTCTCTGAAGCAAGCCTACCTGCTGGGGccaccacagccctggcagagggacCTCCTGCGCTCCAACCTGCGCTATG ccaCCAAGGTGACGCGGCTGCAGGAGGCCCTGGAGGAGGCGGTGGCCAGCGGTGCCTCGCCGGTGGCTTTGTCACTTTGTGAGCAGCTTGGGGACACCTTCTCCAAGCACGGGGACTACAGCCGGGCCGTGGAGTCCTACCAGAGGCAG TTAAGCTTGgcccaggagctggggaggccACCAAGGGAAGTGGCTGTCATCCACGTCTCCTTGGCCACCACCTTTGCGGACCTCGGGGACCACGCGCGAGCTGTGCACCACTACCGGCAGGAGCTGGCCCTGCACCGGGGGGATGCGCTGGAG GAGGGGAAGACCTGGCTGAACATAGCACTGGCcatggaggaggctggggagcccCCTCCCCAAATCCAGAGCTGCCTCCAGACTGCCCTGGAGCGAGCCCAAGCAGCTGGAGACGCTCGGGTGCAG CGCCAGGCCCTGCGCCAGCTCCACGCTCTCCATCTGCGGCTGGGGGAGGCCAAAGCTGCCGCAGCcaccctggagcagctggggggccTGGGGGGAGCCccccaggaggaagaagaagagctggagagcagccagacacaggaggaggaagaggagagtgaGCTGGAGCTGTCCGAGAGCG agggggaggaggatgaGCTGGAGGGATACAGCAAGAGTGTCCCTGGAAGGAGAAGAGTCTGTAAG TGGAACCGTCGCAACGAGCGGGGTGAGACTCCCCTGCACCGCGCCTGCATCGAGGGCGACCTGCGCCGGGTGCTGCTCTTCCTCAAGCAG GGGCACCCCCTGAACCCCCGGGATTACTGCGGCTGGACCCCCCTGCACGAAGCCTGCAACCATGGGCATCTGG AGATCGTTCGGGTGCTGCTGGAGCGGGGGGCAGCGCTGGATGACCCGGGGGGGCCCGGCTGTGAGGGCATCACCCCCCTGCACGACGCCCTCAGCTGCGGGCACTTCgaggtggcagaggagctgctgcgcCGCGGGGCCTCCGTCACAGCCAGggacagccag GGCCTGACGCCGCTGGGCACGCTGGAGCGCTGGCTGCAGGCCTacggcccagagctggaccaggAGACCTGGCAGCGCTGCCAGCACACCCAGAGCCTGCTGCGCCAGGCCGCCGCCGCCACACCCG CCCAGTCACAGCTCTACCAGGACTCGGTGCCAGAGGGTGACGGTGACGCCGGGGACGGTGACATGGTGCCACTGAAGCCGGTCAGGAAGCGGCTGCGGGCGCCCACGCTTGATGGGGGGGACAcggaggggctggaagtggaGTCGGAGccatgtggagctgctgctggggggcttGGCAGTGCCAAATCCCTCTGTGGTGGCACCAAATCCATCTGCGATGGCACCAAATCCCTTCCCGGAGGCAGCAGACCCCTTCCTAATGGtgccagatcccttcccagtggCACCAAATCCCTCTTTGGCAACACCAAATCCTTTCCTGGTGGCACCAAATCCCTTCCCAGTGGTGCCAAATCCCTCTCAGGCACCACCAAACCCCCTCCCAGTGGTGCCAAATCCCTcttgggcaccaccaaacccccTCCCAGTGGTGCCAACCCTTCCATCGGTGGTGGCACCACAGCGGCATGCCGGCTGCCGGCACTGATCCCACTGGAGCAGTACCTGGAGGAGGAGAATTGGTTGGAAGATGACCTTGGGGAGGCTCGAGGTGGCCGCAAACGGCCTCGCCGGGACGCCCAGGACTGGTTGACAGCCTCAGGGGACAGCACAGGAGCGGAGAGCGATGGTGGGGGCCCAGCTGTGGCACGGCAGCGACCGCGGCGCTGCCGGCAGAGCCGCTTAACCGGGCTGGTCCGGAGGGGTCGGAGAGAGCAGAGCCCCCCCGAGGCTGCTGGGAACCCCCTgtctggggaggaagaagaggaggaggaaggggaagcctctaccccagcactgccaggacccATGCCAGGACCTGTGCCAGGACCCCTGCCTCCGCTCCGTGTGCGCGTCCGTGTCCAGGACAGCGTCTTCCTCATCCCCGTGCCCCAGAG CAGCCCTCCCCACGCGGTGCACTGGCTGGCGGCGCGGGCAGCCGAGCGGTTCTACCAGGGCAGCGGGCTGCTGCCGCGCCTCAGCCTGCGCCGCGACGGGGCCCTGCTGGCCCCACAGGACCCCGTGGGGGACGTCCTGCAGAGCAACGAGGAG gtgctggcagaggtgcagggctgggagctgccaccCTTAGCCGAGCGCTACCGAAGGGCCTGCAAGAGCCTGGATGTGG ATGCCCACCCgctgctgctgaaggtgctggagttgcaggagcagagcccagggctggcGCTGGGGGGtggcctgtccctgtcccccccGCACCTGCCCCCGCTGCTGAGGGCCCTGAAGCTGCAGGAGGGGCTGCGGCAGCTGCGGCTGCGCGGCTGCGGTGTCACGGACGCGGTGGCCACCgagctgctggccacgctgAGCACGCTGCCAGCCCTCACCCAGCTCGACCTCGCTGGCAACAGGCTGGGAGCCAGAGGGCTCCGGgacctcctgccccagcagccacacaccTTCCAG AGCCTGGAGGAGCTGAATCTGAGCCTCAACCCTCTCGGGGACGCCTCTTGCCGGCCCCTTGTGGAGCTGCTGCGACACTGCCCAGCCCTCACCACCCTGCGCCTGGAGGCCTGCGGTTTCACCGATGCCTTCCACCTGGAGG GAGCGCCACGCCTGCAGACCCTGAGCCTGTCGCACAACGCGCTGGGCGCGGCAGGGCTGGCTCGGCTCCTGGCCTCGCTGCCATGCCGTGGCCTGGCACGCCTAGAGCTGGGCTCCGTCAGCGGGCAGGCACCACAGCCTCTCACCCCGGCACTCGGCAAGTTCCTGGCACAG gagggctgtgCCTTGAGACACCTTACCCTGTCTGGGAACCACCTAGGTGATGGAGACATCCTGGAAGTGGCCAG GTGCCTCACAGCTTGCCCAGCTCTGGTGTCCTTGGATTTCTCAGCCAACCCTGGCATCACCACGGCAGGACTGCGGTCACTGCTCAACGCTGTGGATGAGAGGCACCAGGGGCTGCAGTTCCTCAGCCTGGCAG GTTGCTCAGTAGAAGCTCCTCTGGACACCGAAAGCACCAGCAAGATCCAGGAGCTGCGGCTCTGCGGGCGCTGTGCCAAAGCCGGCGAAGCTTGGCgaggtgctgccaggctctgcaccGTCACACGGCACCACAAGCTCTTCTGGAAAGACCTCTGA
- the TONSL gene encoding tonsoku-like protein isoform X2, whose product MNAERAREIRQLQKAKEKAQRVGHLVEEAALCNQLGEILASCGRYEEALEEHRQELRLLEGAGDGLGCAVAHRKIGERLAEMENYEAALKHQHQHLELARGLADETEQQRAWATIGRTYMFMAESDGTVAQEAWREAERAFHTSLTIVEEKLEGAVPAREVTEMRTRLYLNLGLVYDSLKDPAKSHQYIRKSIFLADQGRLTEDLYRAYFNLGHIQLRGGDHSGALRCLARARDCARRMKEKELESDCCSSTAQVLLSLGDFAAAKRSLKQAYLLGPPQPWQRDLLRSNLRYATKVTRLQEALEEAVASGASPVALSLCEQLGDTFSKHGDYSRAVESYQRQLSLAQELGRPPREVAVIHVSLATTFADLGDHARAVHHYRQELALHRGDALEEGKTWLNIALAMEEAGEPPPQIQSCLQTALERAQAAGDARVQRQALRQLHALHLRLGEAKAAAATLEQLGGLGGAPQEEEEELESSQTQEEEEESELELSESEGEEDELEGYSKSVPGRRRVCKWNRRNERGETPLHRACIEGDLRRVLLFLKQGHPLNPRDYCGWTPLHEACNHGHLEIVRVLLERGAALDDPGGPGCEGITPLHDALSCGHFEVAEELLRRGASVTARDSQGLTPLGTLERWLQAYGPELDQETWQRCQHTQSLLRQAAAATPAQSQLYQDSVPEGDGDAGDGDMVPLKPVRKRLRAPTLDGGDTEGLEVESEPCGAAAGGLGSAKSLCGGTKSICDGTKSLPGGSRPLPNGARSLPSGTKSLFGNTKSFPGGTKSLPSGAKSLSGTTKPPPSGAKSLLGTTKPPPSGANPSIGGGTTAACRLPALIPLEQYLEEENWLEDDLGEARGGRKRPRRDAQDWLTASGDSTGAESDGGGPAVARQRPRRCRQSRLTGLVRRGRREQSPPEAAGNPLSGEEEEEEEGEASTPALPGPMPGPVPGPLPPLRVRVRVQDSVFLIPVPQSPPHAVHWLAARAAERFYQGSGLLPRLSLRRDGALLAPQDPVGDVLQSNEEVLAEVQGWELPPLAERYRRACKSLDVDAHPLLLKVLELQEQSPGLALGGGLSLSPPHLPPLLRALKLQEGLRQLRLRGCGVTDAVATELLATLSTLPALTQLDLAGNRLGARGLRDLLPQQPHTFQSLEELNLSLNPLGDASCRPLVELLRHCPALTTLRLEACGFTDAFHLEGAPRLQTLSLSHNALGAAGLARLLASLPCRGLARLELGSVSGQAPQPLTPALGKFLAQEGCALRHLTLSGNHLGDGDILEVARCLTACPALVSLDFSANPGITTAGLRSLLNAVDERHQGLQFLSLAGCSVEAPLDTESTSKIQELRLCGRCAKAGEAWRGAARLCTVTRHHKLFWKDL is encoded by the exons aTGAACGCGGAGCGGGCGCGGGAGATCCGCC agctgcagaaggcaaaggaGAAGGCTCAGCGTGTTGGGCACCTGGTGGAAGAAGCGGCGCTCTGTAACCAGCTGGGAGAGATTTTGGCCAGCTGTG GTCGTTATGAGGAAGCTCTGGAGGAGCACCGCCAGGAGCTGCGGCTGCTGGAAGGTGCCGGGGATGGGCTGGGCTGCGCCGTGGCTCACCGCAAGATCGGAGAACGCTTGGCTGAAATGGAGAACTATGAGGCTGCACTCAAA CACCaacaccagcacttggagctggcGCGGGGACTGGCGGATGAGACGGAGCAGCAGCGAGCTTGGGCCACCATTGGTAGGACCTACATGTTCATGGCTGAGAGTGATGGCACCGTGGCTCAGGAGgcctggagggaggctgaaaGGGCTTTCCACACCAGTTTGACCATCGTGGAGGAGAAACTGGAGG gagctgtcccaGCGCGGGAGGTGACGGAGATGAGGACCAGGCTCTACCTCAACCTGGGACTGGTCTACGACAGCTTGAAGGACCCGGCCAAGAGCCACCAGTACATCAGGAAAAGCATCTTCCTGGCAGA CCAGGGCCGGCTCACTGAGGATCTTTACCGAGCTTACTTCAACCTGGGCCACATCCAGCTGCGGGGGGGGGACCACTCGGGGGCGCTGCGGTGCCTGGCGCGAGCCCGCGACTGTGCCCGGAGGatgaaggagaaggagctggagagtgactgctgcagcagcactgcccag GTCCTGCTGAGCTTGGGGGACTTTGCAGCAGCCAAGAGGTCTCTGAAGCAAGCCTACCTGCTGGGGccaccacagccctggcagagggacCTCCTGCGCTCCAACCTGCGCTATG ccaCCAAGGTGACGCGGCTGCAGGAGGCCCTGGAGGAGGCGGTGGCCAGCGGTGCCTCGCCGGTGGCTTTGTCACTTTGTGAGCAGCTTGGGGACACCTTCTCCAAGCACGGGGACTACAGCCGGGCCGTGGAGTCCTACCAGAGGCAG TTAAGCTTGgcccaggagctggggaggccACCAAGGGAAGTGGCTGTCATCCACGTCTCCTTGGCCACCACCTTTGCGGACCTCGGGGACCACGCGCGAGCTGTGCACCACTACCGGCAGGAGCTGGCCCTGCACCGGGGGGATGCGCTGGAG GAGGGGAAGACCTGGCTGAACATAGCACTGGCcatggaggaggctggggagcccCCTCCCCAAATCCAGAGCTGCCTCCAGACTGCCCTGGAGCGAGCCCAAGCAGCTGGAGACGCTCGGGTGCAG CGCCAGGCCCTGCGCCAGCTCCACGCTCTCCATCTGCGGCTGGGGGAGGCCAAAGCTGCCGCAGCcaccctggagcagctggggggccTGGGGGGAGCCccccaggaggaagaagaagagctggagagcagccagacacaggaggaggaagaggagagtgaGCTGGAGCTGTCCGAGAGCG agggggaggaggatgaGCTGGAGGGATACAGCAAGAGTGTCCCTGGAAGGAGAAGAGTCTGTAAG TGGAACCGTCGCAACGAGCGGGGTGAGACTCCCCTGCACCGCGCCTGCATCGAGGGCGACCTGCGCCGGGTGCTGCTCTTCCTCAAGCAG GGGCACCCCCTGAACCCCCGGGATTACTGCGGCTGGACCCCCCTGCACGAAGCCTGCAACCATGGGCATCTGG AGATCGTTCGGGTGCTGCTGGAGCGGGGGGCAGCGCTGGATGACCCGGGGGGGCCCGGCTGTGAGGGCATCACCCCCCTGCACGACGCCCTCAGCTGCGGGCACTTCgaggtggcagaggagctgctgcgcCGCGGGGCCTCCGTCACAGCCAGggacagccag GGCCTGACGCCGCTGGGCACGCTGGAGCGCTGGCTGCAGGCCTacggcccagagctggaccaggAGACCTGGCAGCGCTGCCAGCACACCCAGAGCCTGCTGCGCCAGGCCGCCGCCGCCACACCCG CCCAGTCACAGCTCTACCAGGACTCGGTGCCAGAGGGTGACGGTGACGCCGGGGACGGTGACATGGTGCCACTGAAGCCGGTCAGGAAGCGGCTGCGGGCGCCCACGCTTGATGGGGGGGACAcggaggggctggaagtggaGTCGGAGccatgtggagctgctgctggggggcttGGCAGTGCCAAATCCCTCTGTGGTGGCACCAAATCCATCTGCGATGGCACCAAATCCCTTCCCGGAGGCAGCAGACCCCTTCCTAATGGtgccagatcccttcccagtggCACCAAATCCCTCTTTGGCAACACCAAATCCTTTCCTGGTGGCACCAAATCCCTTCCCAGTGGTGCCAAATCCCTCTCAGGCACCACCAAACCCCCTCCCAGTGGTGCCAAATCCCTcttgggcaccaccaaacccccTCCCAGTGGTGCCAACCCTTCCATCGGTGGTGGCACCACAGCGGCATGCCGGCTGCCGGCACTGATCCCACTGGAGCAGTACCTGGAGGAGGAGAATTGGTTGGAAGATGACCTTGGGGAGGCTCGAGGTGGCCGCAAACGGCCTCGCCGGGACGCCCAGGACTGGTTGACAGCCTCAGGGGACAGCACAGGAGCGGAGAGCGATGGTGGGGGCCCAGCTGTGGCACGGCAGCGACCGCGGCGCTGCCGGCAGAGCCGCTTAACCGGGCTGGTCCGGAGGGGTCGGAGAGAGCAGAGCCCCCCCGAGGCTGCTGGGAACCCCCTgtctggggaggaagaagaggaggaggaaggggaagcctctaccccagcactgccaggacccATGCCAGGACCTGTGCCAGGACCCCTGCCTCCGCTCCGTGTGCGCGTCCGTGTCCAGGACAGCGTCTTCCTCATCCCCGTGCCCCAGAG CCCTCCCCACGCGGTGCACTGGCTGGCGGCGCGGGCAGCCGAGCGGTTCTACCAGGGCAGCGGGCTGCTGCCGCGCCTCAGCCTGCGCCGCGACGGGGCCCTGCTGGCCCCACAGGACCCCGTGGGGGACGTCCTGCAGAGCAACGAGGAG gtgctggcagaggtgcagggctgggagctgccaccCTTAGCCGAGCGCTACCGAAGGGCCTGCAAGAGCCTGGATGTGG ATGCCCACCCgctgctgctgaaggtgctggagttgcaggagcagagcccagggctggcGCTGGGGGGtggcctgtccctgtcccccccGCACCTGCCCCCGCTGCTGAGGGCCCTGAAGCTGCAGGAGGGGCTGCGGCAGCTGCGGCTGCGCGGCTGCGGTGTCACGGACGCGGTGGCCACCgagctgctggccacgctgAGCACGCTGCCAGCCCTCACCCAGCTCGACCTCGCTGGCAACAGGCTGGGAGCCAGAGGGCTCCGGgacctcctgccccagcagccacacaccTTCCAG AGCCTGGAGGAGCTGAATCTGAGCCTCAACCCTCTCGGGGACGCCTCTTGCCGGCCCCTTGTGGAGCTGCTGCGACACTGCCCAGCCCTCACCACCCTGCGCCTGGAGGCCTGCGGTTTCACCGATGCCTTCCACCTGGAGG GAGCGCCACGCCTGCAGACCCTGAGCCTGTCGCACAACGCGCTGGGCGCGGCAGGGCTGGCTCGGCTCCTGGCCTCGCTGCCATGCCGTGGCCTGGCACGCCTAGAGCTGGGCTCCGTCAGCGGGCAGGCACCACAGCCTCTCACCCCGGCACTCGGCAAGTTCCTGGCACAG gagggctgtgCCTTGAGACACCTTACCCTGTCTGGGAACCACCTAGGTGATGGAGACATCCTGGAAGTGGCCAG GTGCCTCACAGCTTGCCCAGCTCTGGTGTCCTTGGATTTCTCAGCCAACCCTGGCATCACCACGGCAGGACTGCGGTCACTGCTCAACGCTGTGGATGAGAGGCACCAGGGGCTGCAGTTCCTCAGCCTGGCAG GTTGCTCAGTAGAAGCTCCTCTGGACACCGAAAGCACCAGCAAGATCCAGGAGCTGCGGCTCTGCGGGCGCTGTGCCAAAGCCGGCGAAGCTTGGCgaggtgctgccaggctctgcaccGTCACACGGCACCACAAGCTCTTCTGGAAAGACCTCTGA